A genome region from Bombus pyrosoma isolate SC7728 linkage group LG14, ASM1482585v1, whole genome shotgun sequence includes the following:
- the LOC122575265 gene encoding probable ATP-dependent RNA helicase DDX46 yields the protein MVRSSDKDRHHRRRSRSRSRSRSATPEKKRRRSRSRDRDRERDKGRHRERRSRSRDRDRDRRDRSERDRDRDRKRGDSKEKRLTGSKSSRSGKDRSNRSRSRERKEKEKGDSDELPFDHTKLDKEEEQKRLELEMQKRRERIERWRAERKKKELEATKKDGKASILANLQLPMKKWSLEDDSDEETPVVQNSNKECKEDGETKEQAEQVKEEAKCDEEEVDPLDAFMAEVQEEVRKVNKLDSKGGKNANNGTGTGGTQSGGVVIVTGVAKKKVQKQKGELIEQNQDGLEYSSEEEGENLHETAAGIANKQKRELAKVDHATTEYQPFRKSFYVEVPEIARMTSEEVEAYKEELEGIRVKGKGCPKPIKSWAQCGVTKKELEVLKKLGYEKPTPIQCQAIPAIMSGRDLIGIAKTGSGKTLAFLLPMFRHILDQPPLADGDGPIALIMTPTRELCMQIGRDSKKFTKSLGLSHVCVYGGTGISEQIAELKRGAEIIVCTPGRMIDMLAANSGRVTNLRRVTYVVLDEADRMFDMGFEPQVMRIMENVRPDRQTVLFSATFPRQMEALARRILTRPVEVQVGGRSIVCKDVEQHVVVLEEDQKFYKLLEILGHYQDKGSAIIFVDKQENADTLLKDLMKASYSCMSLHGGIDQCDRDSTILDFKAGRTKLLVATSVAARGLDVKHLVLVVNYDCPNHYEDYVHRCGRTGRAGNKGYAYTFITSEQERYAGDILRAHELAGVPVPEPLRQLWEGYKARQAADGKKVHTGGGFSGKGFKFDESEAALANEKKKFQKAALGLQDSDDEDIENDIDQQIESMLAPKRTVREIARPSATNIAVPGQPVASATDKLELARRLASKINIAKNLGAEAKGATQQAAEAILKGAGPTNLITAKTVAEQLAAKLNTKLNYQPREEDLVESDAEAGEQTFRKYEEELEINDFPQQARWRVTSKEALAQISEYSEAGLTVRGTYIAPGKAPPEGERKLYLAIESTSELAVSKAKAEVSRLIKEELIKLQASGAHTASRGRYKVL from the exons ATGGTTCGAAGTAGCGACAA GGACAGGCATCACAGAAGGCGATCTAGATCGCGATCCAGATCGCGATCCGCTACACCGGAGAAAAAACGACGACGCTCCAGGAGTCGTGATAGGGATAGAGAACGAGATAAAGGTCGGCACAGGGAAAGAAGGAGCCGTTCCAGGGACCGTGACAGAGATAGAAGAGATCGCTCCGAAAGGGACAGAGATCGCGACAGGAAACG CGGAGACAGTAAAGAAAAGCGTCTTACAGGCTCAAAATCTTCGCGTTCAGGCAAAGATCGGTCGAATAGATCGAgatcgagagagagaaaggagaaggagaaaggtGACAGCGACGAATTGCCGTTCGATCATACAAAGTTGGACAAG GAGGAAGAGCAGAAAAGATTGGAATTGGAAATGcaaaagaggagagaaagaatagAGAGGTGGCGTGccgaaaggaaaaagaaagagttgGAGGCAACGAAGAAAGACGGTAAGGCATCCATTTTAGCAAACCTACAGTTGCCTATGAAAAAGTGGTCCCTCGAGGATGACAGTGATGAAGAAACGCCTGTTGTCCAAAATAGCAACAAGGAATGCAAAGAAGacggagaaacgaaagagcaAGCGGAACAAGTTAAGGAAGAAGCTAAATGCGACGAGGAGGAAGTCGATCCCCTCGATGCCTTTATGGCGGAA GTTCAAGAGGAAGTTCGTAAGGTGAACAAACTCGATAGCAAAGGTGGAAAGAACGCGAATAACGGCACAGGGACAGGAGGTACTCAGAGTGGTGGCGTTGTTATCGTCACCGGTGTAGCCAAAAAGAAAGTGCAGAAGCAAAAGGGTGAATTAATCGAACAGAATCAAGATGGTCTTGAATATTCCAGCGAGGAGGAAGGCGAAAATCTTCACGAAACAGCCGCTGGCATCGCGAACAAGCAGAAGCGAGAATTAGCCAAAGTCGATCATGCGACGACCGAGTATCAACCGTTcagaaaatcattttacgttGAAGTACCTGAAATCG CGAGAATGACGTCGGAAGAAGTAGAAGCGTATAAAGAGGAGCTAGAAGGTATTCGCGTGAAAGGCAAAGGTTGTCCGAAGCCCATTAAATCATGGGCACAGTGTGGCGTCACAAAGAAAGAGTTGGAGGTGTTGAAGAAACTCGGTTACGAGAAACCAACCCCCATTCAATGTCAAGCCATTCCAGCGATCATGTCTGGCCGTGATTTGATAGGTATAGCAAAGACAGGCAGTGGGAAAACGTTAGCCTTCTTGCTACCAATGTTCAGGCATATTCTCGATCAGCCTCCATTGGCAGACGGTGACGGCCCGATCGCGTTGATCATGACACCGACTAGAGAATTATGCATGCAAATCGGTAGAGATTCGAAAAAGTTCACAAAGTCTCTGGGGCTGTCCCATGTCTGCGTTTACGGTGGAACCGGTATATCGGAACAGATAGCCGAGTTAAAGAGAGGCGCCGAAATAATCGTTTGTACGCCCGGTAGAATGATCGATATGCTGGCCGCTAACAGCGGAAGGGTAACAAACCTGCGCAGAGTAACGTACGTGGTTCTTGACGAAGCGGATAGAATGTTTGACATGGGTTTCGAGCCGCAGGTCATGCGTATTATGGAAAACGTTCGGCCAGATCGGCAAACCGTACTGTTCAGCGCGACATTCCCTCGACAAATGGAAGCGTTAGCAAGAAGAATTCTAACCAGACCTGTAGAAGTTCAGGTCGGtggacgatcgatcgtttgtaAGGATGTCGAACAGCACGTGGTAGTTCTCGAAGAAGATCAAAAGTTTTACAAGTTACTTGAAATCCTTGGTCACTATCAGGATAAAGGTTCCGCTATAATATTCGTCGACAAGCAGGAGAACGCAGACACCTTACTGAAAGATCTCATGAAAGCCTCTTATTCCTGTATGTCGCTTCACGGAGGTATCGACCAGTGCGATAGAGACTCGACTATATTGGACTTCAAGGCTGGCAGGACAAAGTTATTGGTCGCAACGTCGGTGGCGGCCAGAGGTCTGGACGTGAAGCATCTCGTACTGGTGGTGAATTACGACTGCCCGAATCACTACGAGGATTACGTGCACAGATGTGGAAGAACAGGAAGAGCCGGGAACAAGGG ATACGCGTACACTTTTATCACATCGGAGCAAGAACGTTACGCGGGTGATATTTTACGTGCTCACGAATTAGCGGGTGTCCCCGTACCGGAACCGTTGCGCCAACTTTGGGAGGGGTACAAAGCTCGGCAAGCGGCAGATGGGAAGAAGGTTCACACGGGAGGTGGTTTCAGTGGTAAGGGATTCAAGTTTGACGAATCGGAGGCAGCGTTggcgaacgaaaagaaaaagttccaAAAGGCAGCTCTGGGATTACAAGATTCCGATGACGAGGATATAGAGAACGACATCGATCAACAAATAGAGAGCATGCTTGCTCCAAAGAGGACGGTTCGTGAAATCGCCAGGCCCTCCGCCACCAATATCGCGGTCCCTGGTCAGCCTGTAGCTAGCGCGACTGACAAGTTGGAATTGGCTAGGCGACTGGCGTCTAAGATCAACATTGCGAAGAATCTGGGTGCCGAGGCGAAGGGTGCGACACAGCAAGCAGCCGAAGCTATACTTAAAGGCGCTGGCCCCACCAATCTTATTACAGCGAAAACGGTTGCCGAACAGCTGGCTGCCAAGTTGAACACGAAATTGAATTACCAACCTCGCGAGGAGGATCTAGTGGAAAGCGACGCAGAGGCTGGTGAACAAACGTTCCGCAAATACGAGGAAGAATTGGAGATCAACGACTTCCCGCAACAGGCTAGGTGGCGAGTTACAAGCAAGGAAGCTCTTGCTCAGATCTCGGAGTACTCCGAAGCAGGTCTCACGGTTAGAGGAACTTACATCGCACCGGGTAAAGCACCGCCGGAAGGAGAGAGGAAGTTGTATCTCGCCATCGAATCTACCAGCGAGCTAGCAGTCAGCAAGGCCAAAGCAGAAGTTTCGCGTTTGATCAAGGAAGAACTGATCAAGTTACAGGCGTCCGGAGCGCATACCGCATCTCGCGGTCGGTACAAGGTTttgtaa
- the LOC122575266 gene encoding reversion-inducing cysteine-rich protein with Kazal motifs — protein MVSVIMDLETRPRFHGNARYSTMLVIGLSTVMLTVIVVATPFLDAVQEMSCCSLAAGSCRNVCSKISLVAMGAEAEARENATRRLLEFCSLELTVFWGCVNTTLNEVKRYENWTGRGCCHLALNPICRSTCALSGSRRDLNVSCRPSDEPEFFSCLEKREEAEHCCSNVSDDTCRTICQDLFYKPGKISNLKLYSSKGCFHQIPRCLKTVAEAKHAEDPKQHLHCCNVATSPACLETCKKILHTATTDQEIMDALTDKCRPVLPQSPFWSCLLKSGSSKPARLPLDAGKLSCCTKATKPSCQNLCWRAFQADWESAWLQLDAECLSSSLEGELRRCLEDTDDPCEMGCSGLSYCTRFNDRSTTLFRSCSAAADEAAKLEADHWARGGIVRGLGVPVRAAASCPPETLRAAACLLQLRPCEARIHETRLCREDCLELMASCVDWSAINGPHTAATLCAKLSPARSDASCVSLRPFLEDAQDNESVIRLEEDIVTPCRSNPCAHGEICQLLHFTRQAYRCLPACSLGEMSKQLVPVGSWVQIPRYDQQGCLRICQCTVHGLEKCRTLNCYKFNSCWVHDRFVAHKANFYLECNPCHCFEGEFTCSKKNCGEIRVPSLPCDCPAHYVPVCGRLGFTFASGCLAKCSEMSANEVEFGSCSSRDPCASNPCDSTEKCVPRTRVCLSRLQKSCRQYECVPLDCDPRDEANGPVCDKENRQHRSMCAMIRSGASLAYRGHCLEGCSLRGPVCGTNGEIYTNECAAWAERTVVDYFGRCVAVGLIGDQAKPRCGDLVQCPRLIEPYCVGVTPPGACCPVCGGAAKLFYSKKQLDRIYYTMDEDVDKDSVALEVLLSALARQIQVAQCVLRGMMTPDLDIFVIVQPTSKRPSPLQLRACVAETEKLVTRISERSPRITTEVLLGALTRAEIAHSYISSAMTIGGSVTRLLLAILLYTIVL, from the exons ATGGTGTCAGTGATCATGGATCTCGAGACTCGACCGCGATTTCATGGAAACGCGCGATATTCAACGATGCTGGTGATCGGGTTGTCGACGGTGATGTTGACGGTCATCGTCGTCGCCACTCCTTTTCTCGACGCTGTGCAag AGATGTCCTGCTGTTCTTTGGCTGCCGGATCTTGTCGCAATGTCTGCTCCAAG ATCTCGCTGGTGGCGATGGGGGCAGAAGCAGAGGCAAGGGAgaacgcgacgcgacgcttgCTGGAGTTCTGTTCCCTCGAGCTG ACGGTATTCTGGGGCTGCGTCAACACGACTCTGAACG AGGTAAAGAGATACGAGAATTGGACTGGTAGGGGTTGCTGTCACTTAGCGTTGAATCCAATATGCCGATCAACGTGCGCACTCTCCGGATCCAGAAGGGATCTGAACGTATCCTGCCGGCCGAGCGACGAGCCTGAATTCTTCTCCTGTTTGGAAAAGCGAGAGGAAGCTGAACACTGTTGCAGCAACGTATCCGACGACACCTGCAGAACAATTTGCCAGGATTTGTTCTACAAGCCCGGAAAGATTTCAAATCTCAAGCTGTACAGTAGCAAGGGATGCTTCCATCAGATTCCAAGGTGCTTGAAAACCGTGGCCGAGGCGAAACACGCCGAAGATCCGAAACAAC ATCTACATTGCTGCAACGTGGCCACCAGTCCGGCCTGTCTGGAAACGTGCAAGAAGATCCTGCATACGGCGACGACCGACCAAGAGATCATGGACGCGTTGACGGACAAATGCAGACCGGTTCTACCTCAGTCGCCGTTTTGGAGTTGCCTGCTCAAGTCTGGCTCGTCGAAGCCAGCCCGCCTACCTCTAGATGCGGGCAAATTGTCGTGCTGCACCAAAGCAACCAAGCCATCGTGCCAGAATCTGTGCTGGAGAGCGTTCCAAGCGGACTGGGAGTCCGCGTGGCTTCAACTCGACGCAGAGTGCTTGTCGTCGAGCCTGGAAGGAGAATTGAGACGGTGTCTCGAGGATACCGACGATCCGTGCGAAATGGGCTGCTCCGGGCTGTCCTATTGCACCCGATTCAACGACAGGTCGACGACACTCTTTAG GAGTTGTTCGGCCGCGGCTGACGAGGCAGCTAAATTGGAAGCTGATCACTGGGCCAGAGGTGGAATCGTTCGTGGATTAGGTGTGCCTGTTCGAGCCGCCGCTTCCTGCCCGCCGGAAACTTTACGCGCAGCCGCGTGCTTATTGCAGCTGAGACCGTGCGAAGCCAGAATCCACGAAACGAGACTTTGTCGGGAAGATTGCCTCGAACTGATGGCCAGTTGCGTGGACTGGTCGGCCATCAACGGTCCCCATACGGCAGCCACACTGTGCGCCAAGCTCTCGCCAGCTAGATCCGATGCCTCTTGCGTGTCTCTAAGACCATTTTTAGAAGATGCCCAGGATAACGAGTCGGTGATCCGTCTCGAGGAGGACATCGTTACTCCCTGTAGGAGTAATCCTTGCGCTCACGGTGAAATCTGCCAGCTGCTTCATTTCACCCGGCAAGCGTACCGTTGTCTACCAGCTTGTTCTCTCGGAGAAATGTCGAAACAGTTGGTGCCCGTGGGATCCTGGGTACAGATACCAAGGTACGACCAACAGGGTTGTCTGCGAATCTGCCAATGCACGGTGCACGGTTTGGAGAAGTGCAGAACCTTAAACTGCTACAAATTCAACTCTTGTTGGGTGCACGACCGTTTCGTCGCCCACAAAGCCAACTTCTATCTGGAATGTAACCCCTGTCATTGTTTCGAGGGAGAGTTCACGTGTTCGAAGAAGAATTGCGGCGAGATACGCGTACCTTCGTTGCCCTGTGACTGTCCGGCTCATTACGTGCCCGTTTGTGGAAGACTGGGCTTCACTTTTGCATCCGGTTGTCTGGCAAAGTGCTCCGAGATGTCCGCCAACGAAGTGGAATTCGGTAGCTGTTCCTCTCGCGACCCGTGCGCGTCCAATCCTTGCGACAGCACGGAAAAATGCGTCCCGAGAACCAGAGTGTGCTTGTCCAGGCTGCAGAAATCTTGCCGCCAATACGAATGCGTTCCGCTCGATTGCGATCCCCGGGACGAGGCCAACGGTCCGGTTTGCGACAAGGAGAACCGCCAACATCGCTCCATGTGCGCCATGATTCGATCTGGTGCCAGTTTGGCCTACAGAGGACATTGTCTAGAGGGGTGTAGCTTACGTGGTCCCGTTTGCGGTACCAACGGGGAGATCTACACGAACGAGTGCGCAGCGTGGGCGGAAAGGACGGTGGTGGATTACTTTGGTCGTTGCGTGGCTGTCGGATTGATAGGTGATCAAGCCAAGCCTCGTTGCGGTGATCTAGTACAATGTCCTCGGTTAATCGAGCCATACTGCGTTGGAGTCACACCCCCCGGTGCCTGTTGTCCTGTCTGCGGCGGGGCGGCTAAGCtcttttattctaaaaaaCAG TTGGATAGGATATACTACACGATGGACGAGGACGTGGACAAAGATTCGGTCGCGCTCGAGGTCCTGTTGTCAGCTCTAGCACGACAGATCCAAGTGGCACAGTGCGTTCTTCGAGGCATGATGACGCCAGACCTCGACATATTCGTTATAGTACAGCCTACGTCGAAGAGACCTTCGCCGCTGCAGCTACGAGCTTGCGTGGCTGAGACTGAGAAACTAGTTACCAGAATTTCGGAGAGGAGCCCTAGGATCACGACGGAAGTACTGTTAGGCGCGCTCACCAGAGCGGAAATTGCTCATAGCTACATATCAAGTGCCATGACCATTGGGGGAAGCGTTACGCGGCTCTTACTTGCAATTCTCCTTTATACTATAGTTTTGTGA